A stretch of Antennarius striatus isolate MH-2024 chromosome 6, ASM4005453v1, whole genome shotgun sequence DNA encodes these proteins:
- the atm gene encoding serine-protein kinase ATM isoform X3 — protein MSLVLHDLLVCCRGLENDKATERKKEAERFRRLIRTSEVVQELDRTSGLRSKGSKQLTWDAVFRSLQRYVQKETESMQSSKSNVTATTLASRQKKMAQMCSLIKYFIRYANKRGPRLKCNELLKHVMEVLQSSYSCSAYGEDYSSLLVKDILSVRKYWCDITPQQWHNLLDLYCHLFNSSSKSINRVLVSRVIHTVVQGCCMQTEGYSNALFSFFPKALLNAREEKHLAVLEHLISALNFFLKSAAMNCRMRVCHLGEELLTPILYVWEEMRPSAALQQEIVEFFNLQICAHHPKGAKTQDTGAHAEDWVRWRSLLYNLYEALIREISHIGSRGKYVTGTRHIAVKDNLIELTADICHQLFTDDNDAHVMEVIQASHRSPSCGAASKRRRIELGWEVLRDRLQPHLSDFDVIPWLQITTVLTSKYPSLMPSRELVPLLSVLFQLLVEQRRGERGPYVLRCLREVAQCQVQYPEKAHIHKMELGRLWGRVWALAVRGVSSPQTEALCLDLLSSVIHGGLISLDRELWKLFSGSACKPSQSSVLCLAQTLLQYPVPKSLNSSSGWDLPASLTLKESLIAWLLMTDQSDEVEESSRPHPIICKEFPYNLIANILVSITLKDTRAGFKFLLGAEGAESTPAQEETSSKDDLEEIESLYLQFSFNTLPLAMRGMDESLQKASADAQFADVPGLRNKLEQSLLCVSDNLLSCYSPDSQATPAECLVRCFSLLTGVLAGYVSTGILTEEEAGCSPLFSKAKALAQEFSGFVYSVKVKMSEEGTMKMLRSVMNLCTKAASRKSRGKAFRFSSLFIKILPAGLLSELSEVCKLLLSNVSKRVCAVDEDDHMDEAWDMSKAQQGDDIDLFDEGHESHSSSSNGSHRQKGDNTDASCGPGAKSLLAHDHLTQQDLAFLAVLEFLCECGSVQPVHDLLFKPREVRRKLLLLLEHVDFSKALHLQKYLVLLKKLPVEDSLSPEDFDMLLRPLADLCSLYRQDQEICAAVLLGLLPSIRSLGETHHLPEEMRHVQGSLLQVVSGFCFLSQTGKCVVAVRAALVRCLIALLEADPCCQWAVLNIRGPDSKDDVPVYHILPSHLADAHHQIRMLVAMSVERLFLEIRTKMHPDKGKMLPLKHQQAAFESVYLKAQEGMRLPRSSSSADHKDELFNRKAALLKSLSVVLCCSPVCEKQCLFALFQSYKENNIEEQLIKKMLCSVSKVLGYKSVKAFVSAHLYYLVAEWLALRQSDDRYTLGSFPYGLLDHDNVKDFYNSTYQVLIPHLVFLDDFKQVKSIGQYLEKDWRGLLADCFPKIMVNILPYFALPGQDAQVAQQREKAHRVYDLLKDANCLGKQQIDSLIHSNLADIVVELLMTLYEGSGTEVDEGDLKCFIGELDPAPNPPYFNSHVIKATLDYLSKCHSDTHKSLVTILSKPPISIQRILLAICERAAETTNSYERHRILLMHHLFVNLLLREVKDGLGGAWAFVLRDIIYTLIHHINSRPAQCDEVYNRSISLCCDLLTSVCRAALQFCDDALDCHLQVIVATLTAKVTTQSTVSQQVLRLLQFLIIENQQKLKEVVSRLEPFPDLPEFKELRSVQHMLKYNTGTFTLRQEISHFLSVTSCDSLPLTRLEGVKELTRQLHRNKGQIRELLKESHSEPTDSVLVKLVLRLLQLCKLAANHPGGARILEAAGGCLGELGPVDFSTIALLHGSDPLYKKAASLYTSTKLQRLYIVLNCMNDALTQQSIEVKQAAVQCVKSILATQSGMDFWEQHKDKGDPMLAYLNPFRQAKTKAAAVNIEENSEAREKLESRGFWIPQAGTHEAWLRALCCALIDSGGVRSEALLMSRLLCLVWVDCCQTLLPLIIHAILLDDPDGQWRVSLSSHIQDFFSFCSRSSQASSRSATPLNCDSESDTVSQGLYDKNSLRTMLAVIDYLRHQQRPLETKSSSCGTVCDSNFWLELNYLEVAKAAQSCSAHFTALLYTEIYMDKIRADIEDSRRTKSKATRRLNFEENSQTFTISSLTEKSEEDTISLQELLIEVYRSIGEPDSLYGCGGDTTTSPLTRIRTYEHEAMWGKALTSYDLHATLPEVTRQVGIIEGLQNFGLSSILTTYMRGLESEGLEWGAELRELRFQAAWRNTQWDCELPSRGEKSKPGFHESVFSSLQALRDKEFSVFDEMMKRAKSAEVEELCRGSLEAVSSLYPTLRNLQSVGELESVKQLFSRPFSDETLIRLCSQWRQHSQLLADSDFPLVEPILAVRSVAQNTLMSRLDAGGNAGHHLSSIFTDHLMELCRLACKAGNTQLAERAVFQMKQHGGGGSGASSAASAWQLEEARVFWAKGEQGLALGRLRQMINNLEEKYTLNPAMVPVYTECLRLCGNWLAESCLESPGVILEKYLERAVEVIEEESMVHQDVRLQSQRTEAYLSLARFSDAQYQSIDKYMNSSEFENKQALLEKAKEEVELIREHKVTSNRYTIKVQKELQLDQKALSNLQADRQRFLCKAVENYIQCLEEGEEHDMWVFRLASLWLENADVKAVNDMMKKGVKMIPSYKFLPLMYQLAARMGTRMAVGVTEDTGFHDVLNDLISRACLEHPHHTLFIIFALVNANKDEDFSRTRMSRNAPQQPSQFDLERSDVARKVIHGVKQKKTQMIRGMARLCDAYITLAYMDASKHKTEKKAIPIPADQPIMQIKDLDEVVIPTMEIKVDPSGSYENTVTIRSFVPQYRLVGGVNLPKIIDCIGSDGKSRRQLVKGQDDLRQDAVMQQVFSMCSMLLQRNTDTRKRKLNIRRYKVVPFSQRSGVLEWCSGTVPIGEFLVDPNKGAHKRFRPQDWTNMGCRRKMMDAQRLAFDEKLQAYSEVCKNFRPVFRYFCMERFLDPAVWMEKRLAYTRSVATSSIVGYIVGLGDRHIQNILIDEQTAELIHIDLGVAFEQGKILPTPETVPFRLSRDIVDGMGITGVEGVFRRCCEKTMEVMRNAQEALLTIVEVLLYDPLFDWTMNPLKAFQLQHDEQQELNATLPSTIGGDDVDNHRKSSDSQSFNKVAERVLLRLQEKLKGVEEGTVLSVGGQVNLLIQQAMDSKNLSRLFPGWQAWV, from the exons ATGAGTCTAGTTCTTCATGATCTCCTGGTCTGCTGCAGAGGCCTGGAGAATGACAAGGCTACAGAGAGGAAG AAAGAAGCTGAACGTTTCAGAAGGCTCATCCGAACTTCAGAGGTTGTGCAGGAGTTGGATCGTACATCTGGGCTTAGATCTAAAGGCTCCAAGCAGCTCACATGGGATGCTGTCTTCAG GTCTCTGCAGCGTTATGTCCAGAAGGAGACTGAGAGTATGCAATCAAGTAAATCCAATGTCACGGCTACAACGCTGGCGAGCCGTCAGAAGAAGATGGCCCAAATGTGCAGCTTGATCAAATACTTCATCCGTTACGCAAACAAAC GTGGGCCTCGACTGAAGTGTAATGAGCTGCTGAAACATGTGATGGAAGTCTTGCAGAGTTCATATAGCTGTTCAGCGTATGGAGAAGATTACAGCAGCCTCCTAGTAAAAGACATCCTCTCTGTTCGCAAGTACTGGTGTGACATCACTCCGCAGCAGTGGCACA ATCTCTTGGACTTGTACTGTCACTTGTTCAACTCATCATCCAAGTCCATCAACCGTGTTCTTGTGAGCAGAGTCATCCATACAGTCGTACAAGGCTGTTGTATGCAAACTGAAGGATACAGCAACGCTCTCTTCAGCTTCTTCCCCAAAGCGCTGCTAAATGCCAG GGAGGAGAAACACTTGGCTGTTTTGGAGCACCTCATCTCTGCTCTCAATTTCTTCTTGAAATCAGCAGCCATGAACTGTCGGATGAGGGTTTGCCACTTGGGAGAGGAGCTTCTCACTCCTATTCTGTATGTCTGGGAGGAAATGAGGCCCAGTGCGGCTCTCCAACAGGAGATCGTGGAGTTCTTTAACCTGCAGATCTGTGCTCACCACCCCAAAGGGGCCAAAACACAAGATACAG GTGCTCATGCTGAGGACTGGGTCAGGTGGAGGAGTCTGCTGTACAACCTGTATGAGGCCTTAATCAGAGAAATCAGCCATATAGGCAGTAGAGGGAAGTACGTCACTGGGACCCGACACATAGCAGTGAAAGACAATCTCATTGAGTTAACAGCTGACATCTGTCACCAG CTGTTCACTGATGACAACGACGCCCACGTCATGGAGGTGATCCAGGCCTCTCACCGAAGCCCCTCCTGTGGAGCAGCCAGCAAACGACGACGCATTGAACTGGGCTGGGAGGTCCTCCGGGACCGCCTGCAGCCACATCTCAGCGACTTTGATGTCATACCCTG GCTGCAGATCACGACAGTGCTTACCTCCAAGTACCCATCATTGATGCCTAGCCGAGAGCTGGTCCCACTGCTGTCAGTCTTGTTCCAGCTCCTGGTGGAGCAGCGTAGAGGAGAGAGGGGGCCGTATGTGCTACGCTGTTTAAGGGAGGTGGCCCAGTGCCAGGTCCAGTATCCCGAGAAGGCCCACATCCACAAAATGGAGCTTGGTAGGCTTTGGGGTAGGGTGTGGGCCCTGGCAGTGCGAGGGGTCAGCTCACCCCAGACGGAGGCTCTCTGTCTTGACCTGCTGAGCTCTGTGATCCACGGCGGGTTGATCAGTTTGGACCGGGAGCTCTGGAAGCTCTTCTCTGGATCAGCATGCAAACCGTCTCA GAGTTCTGTTCTCTGTCTGGCCCAAACCCTGCTGCAATATCCGGTCCCTAAAAGTCTGAACTCTAGCTCCGGCTGGGACCTCCCAGCATCCCTGACCCTGAAGGAGTCCCTCATCGCCTGGCTGCTGATGACTGATCAGAGCGACGAGGTGGAAGAAAGCTCCAGACCACACCCCATCATTTGCAA AGAATTTCCCTACAATCTAATAGCGAACATCCTGGTCTCTATAACTTTGAAAGACACAAGAGCCGGCTTCAAGTTTTTGCTCGGTGCTGAAGGGGCAGAAAG TACCCCTGCTCAAGAGGAAACCTCATCCAAAGATGATCTGGAAGAGATCGAGAGTCTGTACCTGCAGTTCAGTTTCAACACACTGCCCTTAGCGATGCGAGGAATGGATGAGTCGTTGCAGAAGGCTTCAGCTGACGCCCAATTCGCTGACGTACCCGGCTTGAGAAACAAGTTGGAACAATCTCTGCTTTGTGTCTCTGACAACTTGCTCAGCTGTTACTCTCCTGAT TCTCAGGCCACACCAGCAGAATGCCTGGTGCGCTGCTTCAGTCTGCTAACCGGTGTTTTAGCAGGTTACGTCTCCACGGGCATCCTGACTGAGGAGGAGGCCGGCTGTTCACCACTCTTCTCTAAAGCCAAG GCGCTGGCACAGGAGTTTAGCGGTTTTGTTTATAGCGTCAAAGTGAAGATGTCAGAAGAAGGAACCATGAAGATGCTTCGATCTGTGATGAATCTCTGCACAAAGGCAGCCAGCAGGAAAAGCAGG GGTAAAGCTTTTCGCTTCTCCAGTCTGTTCATTAAGATCCTGCCAGCTGGTCTCCTCAGTGAACTGTCTGAAGTCTGCAAACTTTTG CTGAGCAATGTTTCCAAGCGAGTCTGTGCTGTGGATGAAGATGATCACATGGACGAAGCCTGGGACATGTCAAAAGCTCAACAAGGAGATGACATCGACCTGTTTGATGAAGGACATGAgtcccacagcagcagcagcaacggATCCCACAGACAGAAGGGAGACAACACCGATGCGTCCTGTGGGCCGG GTGCGAAAAGTCTGCTCGCACACGATCATCTGACCCAACAGGATCTGGCTTTCCTTGCGGTCTTGGAGTTCCTGTGTGAATGCGGTTCTGTTCAGCCAGTCCATGACCTGCTCTTCAAGCCGCGGGAGGTGCGCCGCAAGCTGCTCTTGTTGTTGGAGCACGTTGACTTCAGCAAAGCCCTGCACCTCCAGAAG TATCTCGTCCTGCTGAAGAAGCTTCCTGTCGAGGACTCGCTCTCTCCAGAGGATTTCGATATGCTGCTTCGTCCTCTGGC GGACCTGTGTTCTCTTTACCGTCAGGACCAAGAGATCTGTGCTGCTGTTCTGCTGGGATTGTTACCCTCCATCAGGAGCCTGGGAGAAACTCACCACCTACCAGAAGAAATGAGACACGTTCAGGGATCCCTTCTTCAAGTGGTGTCTGGATTCTG TTTCCTGAGCCAAACAGGGAAATGTGTGGTAGCTGTTCGAGCTGCTTTAGTCCGTTGCCTGATTGCCTTGCTGGAG GCTGACCCTTGTTGTCAATGGGCGGTTTTAAACATCAGAGGACCCGACAGCAAAGATGATGTTCCAGTGTATCACATCCTTCCATCTCACCTCGCTGATGCCCATCACCAAATTCGCATGTTGGTAGCCATGTCCGTGGAGAG GTTGTTTCTGGAGATAAGAACAAAAATGCATCCAGATAAGGGGAAAATGTTGCCGCTCAAACACCAGCAGGCGGCTTTCGAGAGTGTTTACCTGAAGGCTCAAGAAGGAATGAGGCTCCCG AGAAGCAGCTCATCAGCGGATCATAAGGATGAGCTGTTCAACCGCAAGGCCGCCCTGTTGAAGAGCTTGTCTGTCGTGCTGTGTTGTAGCCCGGTCTGTGAAAAACAGTGTCTGTTTGCCCTTTTCCAGTCGTACAAGGAAAACAACATTGAGGAACAGCTCATTAAAAAG ATGCTGTGCAGTGTATCCAAAGTTTTGGGCTACAAGAGTGTGAAGGCATTTGTCAGCGCTCACCTGTATTATTTGGTAGCCGAGTGGCTCGCACTGAGGCAGTCTGATGATCGCTACACTCTTGGATCTTTCCCTTACGGCCTCCTAGATCACGACAACGTCAAAGATTTCTATAA CTCCACCTATCAGGTGCTGATCCCCCACTTGGTCTTCCTGGATGACTTTAAGCAGGTGAAGTCTATCGGTCAGTATCTGGAGAAGGACTGGCGAGGGTTATTGGCTGACTGTTTCCCTAAGATCATGGTCAACATCCTGCCGTACTTTGCCCTGCCTGGCCAGGATGCACAAGTGGCGCAACAGCGAGAAAAGGCCCACCGGGTGTACGACCTGCTCAAAGACGCCAACTGTCTGGGGAAACAG CAAATCGACAGCCTGATCCACAGCAATCTGGCAGACATAGTGGTGGAACTGCTAATGACTCTGTATGAGGGGAGTGGAACCGAAGTGGATGAAGGAGAcctgaaatgttttattgg AGAACTGGATCCTGCACCAAACCCGCCGTACTTCAACTCTCATGTCATTAAAGCGACGCTGGACTACCTCAGCAAGTGCCACAGCGACACCCACAAGTCTTTGGTGACCATTCTCTCCAAACCTCCT ATTTCTATCCAGAGGATTTTGCTGGCGATCTGTGAACGAGCAGCGGAGACGACCAACAGCTACGAGCGTCATCGCATACTCCTCATGCACCACCTGTTTGTCAACCTGCTGCTCAGAGAGGTGAAGGACGGCCTGGGAGGAGCGTGGGCCTTTGTCCTCAGGGACATCATCTACACGCTCATTCATCACATCAACAGCAG ACCAGCTCAGTGTGATGAAGTTTATAACCGGAGCATCTCCCTGTGCTGTGACCTCTTGACCTCCGTGTGTCGGGCGGCCCTGCAGTTCTGCGATGATGCTCTTGACTGCCACCTGCAGGTCATCGTTGCGACCCTCACGGCTAAGGTGACCACCCAGTCCACCGTTTCACAACAG GTTCTCAGACTTTTGCAGTTTCTCATCATTGAAAACCAACAGAAGCTAAAAGAAGTCGTCAGCAGGTTGGAGCCTTTTCCTGACCTCCCTGAATTCAAAGAGCTGCGATCTGTGCAGCACATGCTCAAATACAACACTGGGACCTTCACGCTGAGACAG GAGAtatcccacttcctgtcagtgacttcctgtgactccttaCCGCTGACCAGACTTGAGGGAGTGAAGGAGCTGACCAGACAGCTGCACAGAAACAAGGGACAAATCCGAGAGCTGCTCAAAGAGAGTCATT CCGAACCCACCGACAGCGTCTTGGTGAAGTTGGTCCTCAGGCTGCTGCAGCTCTGTAAGCTGGCGGCCAATCACCCTGGAGGGGCCCGCATTCTCG AGGCGGCGGGCGGCTGTCTGGGAGAACTGGGTCCTGTAGATTTCTCCACCATCGCCCTGCTTCACGGCAGCGACCCCCTTTACAAAAAGGCTGCGTCTCTCTACACCTCCACCAAGCTGCAGCGTCTTTACATCGTCCTCAACTGCATGAACGACGCCCTCACTCAGCAGAG CATCGAAGTGAAGCAGGCGGCTGTCCAATGTGTGAAGAGCATCCTCGCCACTCAGTCTGGCATGGATTTCTGGGAGCAGCATAAAGACAAAGGAGACCCCATGCTGGCCTACCTCAATCCCTTCAGACAGGCCAAGACGAAG GCGGCAGCTGTGAATATCGAGGAGAACTCAGAGGCCAGAGAGAAGCTGGAGAGTCGGGGGTTTTGGATTCCACAGGCGGGAACTCACGAAGCTTGGCTGAGAGCTCTGTGCTGCGCTCTGATCGACAGCGGGGGAGTCAGGAGTGAGGCTCTGCTGATGTCACGGCTGCTGTGTCTG GTGTGGGTGGACTGCTGTCAGACGCTGCTGCCTCTCATCATTCACGCCATCCTCCTAGACGACCCTGATGGGCAGTGGAGAGTGTCACTTTCCTCCCACATTCAGGACTTCTTCAGCTTTTGCTCCAGAAGTTCTCAGGCCTCCAGTCGGTCTGCCACACCACTCAACTGCGACTCCG AGTCAGACACCGTTAGCCAAGGCTTGTACGACAAGAACTCTCTGCGTACGATGCTCGCTGTCATCGACTATCTGAGACACCAGCAGAGACCGCTGGAAACTAAGAG CAGCTCCTGTGGGACTGTGTGTGACTCCAACTTCTGGCTGGAGCTGAACTACTTGGAGGTGGCCAAAGCTGCCCAGTCCTGCTCAGCTCACTTCACGGCCCTACTGTACACTGAGATCTACATGGACAAGATCAGGGCGGACATCGAGGACAGCCGCAG aACAAAATCCAAAGCAACACGGAGGCTCAATTTTGAAGAGAACAGCCAGACCTTCACCATCTCCAGCCTGACTGAGAAGAGTGAGGAGGACACCATCAGTCTGCAG GAGCTGCTGATCGAGGTGTATCGGAGCATTGGAGAGCCCGACAGTCTGTACGGCTGTGGCGGGGACACGACGACTAGTCCGCTGACGAG GATTCGAACCTACGAGCACGAAGCAATGTGGGGGAAGGCCCTGACGTCATACGACCTCCACGCAACTCTACCTGAGGTCACGCGACAAGTTGGGATTATAGAG GGACTGCAGAACTTCGGCCTGAGCAGCATCCTCACCACCTACATGAGGGGTCTGGAGAGTGAAGGGCTGGAGTGGGGAGCCGAGCTGAGAGAGCTCCGCTTTCAGGCCGCCTGGAGGAACACTCAGTGGGACTGTGAGCTGCCATCGAG GGGTGAGAAATCCAAACCTGGATTCCACGAATCGGTGTTTTCCTCTCTGCAAGCGCTGCGAGACAAAGAGTTCTCCGTATTTGACGAAATGATGAAACGGGCTAA GAGTgcggaggtggaggagctgTGCAGGGGCAGCCTGGAGGCCGTGTCTTCTCTCTACCCAACTCTCAGGAACCTGCAGAGTGTCGGGGAGCTGGAAAGTGTCAAACAGCTCTTTTCCAG GCCCTTCTCAGATGAGACACTGATCAGACTTTGCAGCCAGTGGCGGCAGCATTCACAGCTGCTCGCCGACAGCGACTTCCCTCTGGTGGAGCCCATCCTGGCTGTTCGCTCTGTGGCCCAAAACACCTTGATGTCCAGGCTGGACGCTGGCGGCAACGCCGGCCATCACCTCAGCTCTATCTTTACTGACCACCTCATGGAGCTCTGTCGGCTAGCATGCAAGGCTGGGAACACAcaa CTAGCAGAACGGGCAGTCTTCCAGATGAAGCAGCACGGTGGCGGAGGGTCAGGAGCTTCGTCCGCTGCGTCGGCATGGCAACTGGAAGAAGCCAGGGTGTTCTGGGCGAAGGGAGAGCAGGGACTGGCTCTGGGACGTCTGAGACAAATGATAAACAACCTGGAAGAAAAG TACACTTTAAATCCGGCCATGGTCCCGGTCTACACCGAGTGCCTCAGGCTGTGCGGTAACTGGCTGGCAGAGAGCTGCCTGGAAAGCCCTGGAGTCATACTGGAGAAGTACCTGGAAAGG GCCGTGGAGGTGATTGAGGAGGAATCGATGGTTCACCAGGACGTCAGGCTGCAGAGTCAGCGGACGGAGGCCTACTTGTCTCTGGCCCGCTTCTCCGACGCTCAGTACCAAAGCATCGACAAATACATGAACTCGTCGGAGTTTGAGAACAAGCAGGCCCTGCTGGAGAAGgccaaagaggaggtggagctgatCAGGGAACATAAAGTGACGTCCAACAG ATACACCATAAAAGTGCAGAAAGAGCTGCAGCTGGACCAGAAGGCCCTGTCCAACCTGCAGGCAGACCGCCAGCGCTTCTTATGCAAGGCGGTGGAAAACTACATCCAGTGtctggaggaaggagaggagcacGACATGTGGGTGTTCCGCCTGGCATCTCTGTGGTTGGAGAACGCTGACGTTAAGGCCGTTAATGACATGATGAAG AAAGGAGTGAAGATGATCCCTTCCTATAAGTTCCTGCCTCTCATGTATCAGCTGGCTGCTCGCATGGGGACCAGAATGGCAGTGGGCGTCACTGAGGACACAGGCTTCCATGATGTCCTCAATGAC CTGATCAGCCGAGCGTGCCTGGAGCACCCTCACCACAcgctcttcatcatcttcgCCCTGGTGAACGCCAACAAAGACGAGGACTTCAGCCGGACTCGGATGTCCAGGAACGCTCCGCAGCAGCCATCCCAGTTCGACCTG GAGCGTTCAGATGTGGCCCGGAAGGTCATTCATGGGGTCAAGCAGAAGAAAACCCAGATGATCAGAGGGATGGCTCGTCTGTGCGACGCTTACATCACTCTGGCTTATATGGATGCTAGCAAACACAAAACTGAGAAGA AGGCCATTCCCATCCCGGCTGACCAACCCATCATGCAAATCAAAGACCTGGATGAGGTCGTCATCCCCACGATGGAAATCAAG GTGGATCCGTCCGGCTCCTATGAGAACACGGTGACCATCAGATCCTTCGTGCCTCAGTATCGCCTGGTCGGTGGAGTCAACCTGCCCAAGATCATCGACTGCATCGGCTCCGATGGCAAGAGCCGGAGACAGCTGGTCAAG GGTCAGGACGACTTGCGGCAGGATGCGGTGATGCAGCAGGTCTTCAGCATGTGCTCCATGCTGCTGCAGCGCAACACCGACACTCGCAAGAGGAAGCTCAACATCAGAAGATACAAG GTGGTGCCATTCTCCCAGCGTAGCGGAGTGTTGGAATGGTGTTCCGGTACGGTTCCAATCGGCGAGTTTCTGGTGGATCCGAATAAAGGAGCCCACAAACGCTTCAGACCTCAGGACTGGACCAACATGGGCTGCCGCAGGAAGATGATG GATGCTCAGAGGTTGGCGTTTGATGAGAAGCTCCAGGCCTACAGTGAAGTGTGCAAGAACTTCAGGCCCGTCTTCAGGTATTTCTGCATGGAACGATTCCTGGACCCCGCGGTGTGGATGGAGAAACGGCTGGCTTACACTCGCAGCGTGGCCACCTCCTCCATAG TGGGTTACATTGTGGGTTTGGGTGACAGACACATCCAGAATATCCTGATTGACGAACAGACCGCCGAACTGATTCACATCGATTTAG GTGTCGCTTTTGAGCAGGGGAAGATCCTCCCCACCCCTGAAACGGTTCCCTTCAGGCTGTCCAGAGACATTGTGGACGGGATGGGCATCACTGGGGTGGAGGGAGTTTTCAGGAG GTGTTGTGAGAAGACgatggaggtgatgaggaaTGCTCAAGAAGCCTTGCTCACTATAGTAGAG GTGCTGCTGTACGACCCTCTTTTTGACTGGACCATGAACCCCCTGAAGGCCTTCCAGCTGCAGCACGATGAACAGCAGGAGCTCAACGCCACGCTCCCCTCCACCATCGGTGGAGACGACGTGGACAACCACCGTAAATCCAG TGACAGTCAGAGCTTCAATAAAGTAGCGGAGCGCGTGCTGCTGAGGCTGCAGGAGAAACTGAAGGGGGTGGAGGAAGGGACGGTGCTCAGCGTCGGGGGGCAGGTCAACCTGCTCATCCAGCAAGCCATGGACTCCAAAAACCTCAGCAGGCTCTTCCCGGGGTGGCAGGCCTGGGTGTAG